CATCATGGATTATGTAATACACCACAATAGACCAGTAAAATTAATGATTTCCTTTTCCATTTTATCTCGGAATGACTGCAATAAGTGATTGGCCCTTCCACTTTTCTTAAAATCGTGCTTTGCTTGATTTAACTGACACTAATAAGTGGTAACTGAtaagtatcgaaaaaaaatcaatttttttggattcatGTTATCAGTCCCTTAATAATTAACTATCTgcaagttataaatttttctagtaTGTGACACAATTTAAGATTATGGAATATTTTATGAATCGATgtaaatattagaaatgttgaatcTGAAAAGATTTTGGAAACTTCGAGATGTTAAATAGCAGAAGATCGATTTGTATGTGTAGGTTGAAATGCATGCAATTATTAGTAATGCTTCAAAATGttacaataatattatttcaataaatgttatCTGTTCTAGTCTAACCTCTCTGCCGCTCAACTTGAAAGGAACAAGACTAAGGAACAATtggaagaagaaaagaaaatctcCTTATCTATCCGCATCAAACCCTTAGTTCTCGACGGTCTTAGCGTAGACAAACTCCGTGAAAAAGCACAAGAGCTTTGGGATTGCATCGTTAAATTGGAAACTGAGAAATATGACTTGGAAGAAAGGCAGAAACGTCAAGATTATGATGTAAGtataattcattattaaacGATAGGTGTAATAAAATTGCAATATTTTAATGTATCACATTATAAGAAATGgataaactaaaatatatatcaaaaattggataTTGAACTAATAAGTCAATACAGGTAATACAAgtaaattaatatattcataCAAGAATAATTCCATTTCAGCTTAAAGAATTAAAAGAAAGACAAAAACAACAATTGAGACACAAAGCTTTGAAGAAGGGTCTAGACCCTGAAGCCCTTACCGGCAAGTACCCAGTAAGTAtgaaacattttctatattagATCGTTTTATTCCATTTCTGCAATCATTAATGTATTTTTCGTTACTGTAATTATTGGTGGAATTAGGTTGTTCGTGTGGAGAAAAAGCAGATAAagatatacaggatgtcccaagTTGTTTGTCGCAACCTTACAATGTGGTTATGTCAAATAACAAGCCCCAAGCTGAAACGAAAATTACACATGACATTTATATGGAAATCATCAGGGCTTCTCAATAACTATgatcatttcaaaaaaagtacaaaacCCCAAAAATCTGTCAATTATGCTGCTCATTGAAAGGAAAGtaataactttcaaaattaaagaaatacaaaaaaacgaTGACCCTTATATACGATATTGCAAGGCTCTTATTTATACAAACGGTGTATCTCACTTACGGAATTGATTTATACACTAAATTATTCACTATCCACTAACACATACtactaaacacttatctaatGTATTTAAATACACAGATTAGTTTTTCCTATTCTGATGTGTTTACTTTATTATTTGGATTCTAGTATGTCGTAAAAAAGCCTTTCTAGAAATTGTATCTACGAAAACAATTACAACATAATGTAAACAGCTTATAAAAACAGTACAAAGAATTTCCGCATTATAGGAAAAAACATAATGTACCCGGCGAAATCCGTCAATCTTTAGATTATATTAACATAATCTATATCAGTGAACGAGTTCGTAATAATATTCTAGACTAAAAAATATGTTACGAGCCAATTACTTCTGTTTGATAGATCATTATCGAGCTGATCCGATCATAGTTTCTAATAAGCTCCATATTAACAAGTAAATAACAGTTGTATGGAACATAAATCACACATAAATAACACCATGTATGATAATCTTGAAATACCATTTGTGAAACATGTCATCAAAATTCCAAGCATAACAATAGAACATAAAATAGCCCAAATAAACTATTCATTCACTATGTGAACCAAACAACAGTAGAAAACCTCAAAAGAAATGGTCAACTGGCTCAGTAGTGGAAGGGTAGATAGCTCCCATGTCATCAGATCAACTTTCAGAATATTGTGATTCTAATTACTGGAtgtactaaataaaaaagaatacatGAGAGTAATTCAACTTACTTCAatcaaataccaaaattttcataaaaatatattatgttcGACGACGACGAAGGCGTCTATTAACTGAAAAAACGTTGGGCGCCAATTGTGACGATATCGAACACGATATAAATATAACGAtataaataaagagaaaataaatatattcaccTACTATTGGCTATACTTGGAATTATACATAAAGAAAACTTTCTCTCCCTGGATTTTATAGTAATGTGTAAAActatcataaaattttgattaattagcCTGAACATTTGTATTGATTTTAAGTCAaagaaattcattataaattgtcGTTATTCAAGTTCTGTCATttatgacaaatgttgaaaaatataaataaattttgacaaatatgcAAATGTTATATGATTGGTTATTGAAATTGGTTTACATCATTTGtaaagttaaattttaaaaattgatatccTATCCATGCCTAGTCAAACTATGTTAATTATTATGACGATCTAAAATTTCAGTCCAATATGTTTTTCACTATGCGCTCAGAAATCTGTGTATCTGTGACAACTCGTACTGGATCTTAAGCACACTTcaggaatttttgtttttatttaattaaccGCTTAGAATCTTTTAATCACCATATACACTTTcggatttttctttattcactTACTCCCGTAACACTCCGTTAGGATTTTTCAGTGACCACTTATACGTCAAAGTTTCTTATTTACTTTTGGTAGCTAACTACAACCTTCTTTTTTCCGCCTCTTATAGACTTTTTCAacgattgtcaattttttattatgtactTTTACGATATGTTTTTTACAAAACACTGAGAGTAAACTCTCCTAATTTCTTCTCtatattatgtttttaacgCATTTaaaagttcttgattttaggtctcttctgtttcaaaattatttttttttgataatttttaaaagaaagataaattttgacgtttctacttttctttaagtctctatcaaaatatgatatttgaaacagaagagacctaatatcaaaaacatttagatgcattaatatatcaaaaggtctaagaaattgaagaaatttattatttttatatatatatatatatatatatatatatatatatatatatatatatataattataagatTAGAGAAGTGACAATGTAAGAGTCAACTTCAATTTATGGGTTATATAtgattgttattttaaaaattaatgttgatTCCTTCATCTTCATAACTAATTCTTTCTACATACATCATGTTTATTCACCattattataaaagaatttCGTTTTTAGTCTGCTACCGTaatatttcattacaatatAAACGAGTATACCATTTGTTTACATGAATACATGAACTTTTATCATAGTGACAATCATGATTTTTAATTTCAGCCTAAAATTCAAGTAGCGTCCAAATATGAACGTCGTGTTGACACCAGGTCATACAGTGATAAGAAACATCTATTTGAAGGTGtaagtatatttattatattatatttattatattatatattcaataccaacaaaaaaattatcaatacaattaaaattcaaccaacttttaaatttaaattgacaCTATTGTCACAAAACAAGAAcagtttgatatatttttatatgttaataaataatattattttgaatacaattatacGTTTTGCTAGGGCTTTGATATGCTCTATTTGGATTTCTTGGAAAAAGTTTGGAAGaacaaaattgaagaatttatgaACAGACCGCGTGGtacgtttttttgaaaatgtccaCAGTCCTTATTGAAAGTTTTGAGTAATGTCAATTAATGTACTGTTGTCCCTCGtcctattttttaaatttcattttttgttatttcatcttgaaatattgtgatGAATGAGGtattaacatcaaaaaaatgtttaaaaatatatataaaacaaactacTAATATCCTTCTGATACACAAAAGGAGTAAATGCATCAGCCATAGATAAAAAGGAGTAAAGTACAGTATTTTTAGCATTGCAAGTTATCAATATGTTCTTTTAGATGTATACAGTTAAAACTAATCATTCTtggtaatttaaataaaattatgtaacatgaaagttataaaattttcaacattcctttaTTATTATGACTTTCAGACAAGACGGCAAAATCGTGAAgacatattattaaaaatacttgagTTCCATAAACACcaagtttataaaatttttataaaataaactctCACAAACACACGCCTAAAATCTATGCTTTAGATAACTAGGATCAGGAggataaatatttgttgaaatcaCTATATTTCTGATTTTTCGTTAAGTATCGTTGTTTTGTTTGAatgtgtttttgtttgttttaacaGGGTTTTGAAGAAATCATTAAAGAATTTAATGAAAAGAgctggaaagaaaaatatggaCAATTTGACGGCAGACAAAAAAGTAATTTGCTTTAATACCTGTTTAAAAATTACTTGAGAGTATTTGCATGTTATAGGCTTTTGCATGCCCTTTACtaactgaaattttaaaaatatatatttaaaaagtatcAACGGGCAAATTTTATACATACACAATAATCATTCGAATCATATAATGAAACTAAAATCATAtgattgaaaaacaaaacaatatgatttTCTAAAGTTCCATTTGCTGTCATGTTTCTAATGTTATTATTAAAGTCAAATATTTAGAATCAAATTAACCACAAAcccttgatttttattttactattagAATATCTTACTTTGACTATAGAACTTCTATGcatataattttgaacaaaccgcaattgattatatataaatacatttattacaaacaaataacATCATCATAAAAACGTCCCTAAGCACCTTCctcattttaactatttttttacacCCCACtaattaagtaataaaaatatttttcacactaCACCATAGggtaaaaattaattgatcttGTTTTTATTTAGCAAAACTTCCCAAATGGTTCGGTGAAAGACCAGGCAAAAAAGCCGGAGACCCAGATTCACCTGAAGGTGAAGAAGAAGGTAAACAAGCTGCTGATGATGATGACGATCTTAAAGAACCTGTAATTGAACCAGAACCAGAAGAAGAGGAGGAAGAAGAGGAAGTAGAAGTCGATGAAGAAGAGGAGGACGATGaggaagaagaggaagaataaATGCCAAAATAAAGTAAGTAGTTGCGTATAATTTTAAAGTACAAAGATCTACGACATCACCTAGTTAATGTAGTTGTAGAGTCTCCTAATAGATTGAGTGAGAATCAGATCATATGTATACATGTTTTCTGTGAGGAAAAATAAACATGTGAATACTTCTTCTGCGGGATAATTTACTTCTATCAACTTGAGCTTGTGtatataataatcattaaaaaaataaccatACCCTCAAGGttcttaaaatatttactaaatgGTGGAAGTGAACTATCATCAAAAACTAatgatcatttttttgtttcagaatttatgtaggaaaataatataatgtaacATCAAATTCTCATATAAGAAATGAAAACCAGTTACTTCAACATAcataacatttcaaattttgttttattttttgttccaagttgtttaaaatgtttatttatatttattatataaaaagttgtaTATGTAATCTTAAAGCAAGGTTATATTATAATGGTGTTTTATTTGTATGTTAGGTTTAAGCCAAAAATAAACCATTTGAATAATTAACTGTGATatctatttatttgatttgCCCACCAGAAATTCATTCCAGATCTTCTGTGAATACTTCCTACGAAGCGGTCTTTGAATATAACACcataatctaataatttttttaaaaaaatcaccaaataaatggacaaaacattttcaattggtGCAATacatttgtgaaattttgactAGCACAAAATTAGAAGCTCACTATTCTTGGGGTTCAGAGTTATGCGGGCTGCATTTTTGTCCTTGTGACGCGATCGCCATCTAGCGGTCAAATACGACAACTGGGCGTCGGTCATATTGTTGATGCGTTTTTCGTAAACAAACTAGGATGAGCATAGCACCTTACTTCCAATTACTGAAAGATGGTGAACTCCGGGTAATTCTATATTCACAGGGTTGATAAATACCttgatagaataaaaaataagtcGTGGGTTGCGTataatttctatcaaaaattgaactgctcatatatattaacttcTATTACAAAACCTAGATTGAtagaaagaaagaagaaaacgTTCGACATGAATATAATAGAAAGTTATGGAGTTTTCGCACGGGAAATAATGAAACTGAACAAAACATTATGAGAGACCGGAAATATCGAAATGCCAAAGATGTTCTGAGGCCCTGAATTTATTAGTATGATATctaaatatctcaaaaaacctCAATTACTTCCAGGGACGCAAGACTTAAATTTCAGCGGGGAAATTGAAATCAAGTGGAAAGAAAGAAACACTATTCAGTTGTATATTGTTTCATCGAATGGAAATATATAGGGACTCACATAAAATGATTTATGCAATGAAAAGTGAGAAGAAGTTATTCGAACATTAAGACAAAATATGATCAGAGTGAAATCCTGATTCCAGAACACTATGGTGCCACATGCACAAAAAGTGGAATACAAACCTTGCCGAGCTCTATCACACGTTCCCCTGACAGCACTTTCACACCAGGACGATATACATGGTTAGAGGTGAGGAAATTCTGAGCTTTTAAACTCTTGTGATTCTTTATAGCTTCTTTGGTATAAAGCTAAATACTCCAGTCTGTCTAATAAGGTAACGCGTGGCCAGTGGTCCTATTTTCCTCCATATCTTCGTACCGCAGCTCAAACGGGTCACTACCACACTCATGAACTTTCTTGTGATAGTGCTCACGGTCATGATATCACTATATAGGTCACTATATAGTGATATCAGAAAATTTCTAGCAACAGGAATTTTAGTACTAAAAACATGTGAAAAAGGAGGCAGATGATTCAGAGCCTTTTGTAGTGAGAATAAGTCGGTTTTTGAATTTGTAGTTGGTGAAATATAAAGGTTTAAATCCATAATGTATACAActcaatttcttcaaattttgaatcAGTTCGCTTTTATTCTCATTGTGtgaaatataagttttcaaattttgtattcataATAGAATTCCATACAAATGTATTGATATTCAGTATGTATAGGAAAATAACTTGCAAACTAGAATAGATGGAAACACGAAACTAAACTAACTAAAAATGATTTGACTATGGTATATTATGTCTCCTCTTActtattaatttgatattgatttgAATAATAGACCTGTATAAGACTAGTATAGCATCATGAAGGCAAACCTTTGTGACATTCATTGCTACTTATTGACATTCAGAagcaaatgaaaaatgttttataacaaaatgctTCATCATTTGAAAATGAACTATCAATATACAATGACAATCAACTAGAAACCAAACAGTCTTCTAACTTTGTAGTCTATTGATACAATTACAATGAAACGCCAACTGCACAtgtgcaaaatattttatttttatataattacaatataataattgataaactgaagttgaatataaatacagaagcaatgaaaaataatagtaaaaaggattctcttcttttttctacttatgctgctacaacttttgtttgtgTACCTTTTTGTGTCATATTGATTTTGTCTCCTAAACTTAAGGCCATACCctgaaacaaacaaaaggaCTGTGATTAGCATATTTAAAAGTTACCTAAAATAACCCTCTACCACATATAAACCCATTTATGGTTCaccaatattaatatttttttacgttatGTTGCACAAGCAATAACTATACGTATGGTGGACATTTTAATTGTTATGTTGGcaatacgaaaatattttttgttgtccTCTAACGTCATTGCTTGCAGAATGGATCCTACTCGTTTTTATAGCTCTCAGAAGCATGTTAATACTATACCTGCGGACGGCTCGCTTAGTGATGATGAATTAGTTTCTGATTCTGATAGTGAATATGTTCCTCTTATACAATTTCAACGTCACAGACGATCTCTTGTTATACCCGAAACAACTAGTGATTGCTCTGATGATGAAACTTACCCACCACCAGCCACGCATTAAAAAGGAAAGGCAAAAAAAGATAAGCCCACTAAAATAAAATGGGAGCCCAAAAAATTAAACTGGAAATACCGTCATTTTGttcttgtttttatttcctTAGGATCTGATACAAAACAATCTAATTTAAAATCTGTTTAAGACAGTATAAACAAACTAACATAACTAAACCAGAAATGGAGAAATTTATTGGCATGGTAATATTCATATCTATAGTGAAATTACCTGCCCCACAATAGtactgaaacaaaaacagcgaCAAATTTAAGAAACCATGACAACCaatagttttgaaataaaaaaactagtaataacattttaaaattgaaatttcgacCTACTTCTGtcaatttgcataattatatcaatcaatagatcacctacatgatgaatgtcaaaataaatatgaaatcaaaatacaaatctgttttaacataaaaaattaatttttccttagtttttatatttcaaaaattttagcaGCTATCAATCAAACAACAAAgctattaatgataaaaaagattatgGATTAGGTAAGGGtgttctttgaaaataattaaagatgTTAATAATTGAAAGATTGACTTGACTCTAGAGTTTTGGAAGTATGTCTTTAAAATATTAAGGAGCAGAAAGAACCAactacttacaataatttaatattctggGTCTGtatgttatatatttaaaattatacctGATTTTATGATTTGTAACTCAAAAACCCTTATCTTTACTTTTaagaaatactaaaataaattcttttacaAAACAATGTGTCCATCAACTgttattcaaatagaaaacttTCGCTTCCAAATTATAGTgaactaaaaatatgaaaagtataatatcttaaaaaatgacGACTCTTCCCAAATTTGTCTCTATATTGCTGTAAATGTGgacttaattattttatttaattcatgtCGTCGCatgtttccaaataattttttcgatgaCGATATATTTTTCGTCTTCGGACGAGCTTCAGCTCCAAATTAATGTAGCAAGATATCTAGCCGTTGggctattttatttttcaaaagataCCTCGGCCAGCTTAGAATTCAAACATAAAGATAACCTAAGTTGGCATTTGACGTTTGCCGCTAAAGCTAATCTGCTAAAGTGAAACATTTCAGACTTAACCTTaaagttcaaattaaaagaacatTTAGGCTAAATGGCAATTATGAAATGCGCAGCTTAATTTACAAGTAACTTTAAATTTAAAGCTACCTTTAAGTGTAGTATGAAACCAGTCGTAAACTTAAATAAGTTATAACACTTACCTGACTCTTTGCCCTGATTCTAATATGACCACTCACTGGTGCATCTGGTTTGCTAAAAGACTTCTCTATACTTAAATTAGCCAAAGCATCTTCACCAAAAATAGATCTGGCATACATATTGGCTGCCATAAAGCCGCATTGACCACTGAGAGCTTTCTCCGGAGTTAAACATTTCATGTTTGTACTTTTCAGTAAATGATCTAAATATTCAGATAAATCCGTGAGAGGCGTATTAACAGTAACCTTATTTTCCCATTCGAATTCCGCCCACATTCTCATAAAATCGGTGTCGGTACAACTAGCCGGCACTATATAATCCATAATATCTATGTGAATATCGTTTAATACTACAACGTTCCTGTCGGATGCCGCTCCTGTTACATCATATACGATATTACCGAATATTATACCATTTTCAGTAGATGCTACTTTGACGTTTGCTTTTATGTTGCAAAAATCTTTAGGTGCTAATACAACTGGTTGAGGTTTTTCCACCAATTTTAAATCTCCGAGCGTTGCCAATTCTAAAGTGCAATTTTGTAAAGTATCATTAGTTTGATTAACAATTAATACATCAAGGATGATATCATACTGATTCACATGAACATAAGCTTCCGCATATACGGGATCAGAAAATCCTGTTAATTGTGTGATTTTATCTAATTTGCAAGAATTTAATACTGATTCGCCACCTGCTGGTCGACCTCCAACCAGTGCTTGCGACAGAGACATTTCAAAGACGTTTTCACCGAGTTCTCCAGTTTTATCAGTTTCTAATTGCACGAAACTAATAGCGTCGTCTGTTTGCACAGtgtgtttctttttttctttacttttttggTTGGTGGCTTCCTCAGTTTCTTTAGCAGCTAACATATTCTGCAACGCCGATCTAcataagttttcaaaaatatccacGACAATTGGAGTACGTTCTGATAAAACTCGCAAGCAGAAGAGAATGTGGTCTTTATCATCATTTGTTATCGCTTTTGTTGGCAAACCTGAAACAGTAAATGGTATGTGAGAGCTACATATAAACTGAAAACTGTTCTTCAATTGaaacaagaaattttggaaacaattgtaaatatgaatatatttcttCAGTTTCTTACTTATAGACTTTTTTATACggttttgttaattaaattgtcttttgtttttagatcttttacaaataaatatataacagttaaaaatattgacattttgacCTATTGTGGTCTTTATCAAATTTCTCCAAATTTACAATTATTCCCTCATATTTTTCGACTTATTTTCCTAATCTTCCCCAactagatatattttttcttttgcatCTTCTATTGTTTTTGTCAAGACATTCTTATCATTTTAATATCATCTTCACTGACCCATATGGTACAATACTAGATGTTTTTGTTCCTAAGCATTGTATATTAAACAAAGCATGCCTGCAACTGCCCCTAGTACATAActatgaagtatttttatgtCCATTGTTCAGTTTGATTTTTGCTAATCCTTTTTACTTTGTTTCCGTTCGCATTCTTCAGCTCTATTTCTTTTCCAATGATATTTTTAGTATTCCAGGTactatctttatttattttatctcctatgtttattattctttattgCTTGATTTTTTACCTTCTGTGTTATCCTTTTCGGCTGCTGCTCTaactttttgtcatttttcCCATCTTTGTCATCATTATCTGTTTCTAtatttgagcatttgctttctTTTGATGTTTGATAATCTTTATTGTTGATTatcagtttgttttatttaataactgttcgttttctatttactaaaattaaacaaaaattcgaAAGTATAAGTAGTGACCAGAAAACCAAACGGGGAGTTATGAGAAGTgaacaaaaagataaaaatccGAAGTTTTATATTGTGATTGAAGGTTTCTTAACGAttagttgaaatataaaaaaataatgaagaaatttcAGAAGTATAAGACCAAATGTTGAGGATCCAATATGAGTTATGAAAGTCAAACAGTTTTGGCAGTATTATCTTCTTTCTTCCAAGATTTCTCCTCAACCCAAATATCAGttccattgaaatattttgtatttcgtagaattttttttgtaaatttcacaACTTCAACAAAATCTGGTTTCTTTCCCTATATAGTTTCTAATTGACCTAACATCTTCCAATTCAGTTTTATTCAAGCTAACTCACATCTGTTctaatattcttattattttgtctTGGGTAATAATCTCGGATTCAGTGTTTGTATCTGTATCTCTCTAGcttttaaatccttttttcttgtttcatcaCTTTATCCTGCAACATCTTGTTTTTTCCTTCTTTCTCATCTAATTTTTGTACTAGGTTTTCTAATTTATcatacatatattttgttttatttataacctGGTAAATAGTTCCcctattttttccattttagttATACTCAACGATAATGGTGTCATCAAGTCCAATACTTCAGAGGTTGGTAAATTATGGTTTTCACATTATGTTTCAAGAATTTAAGCACAAgccataatttattttgttgcaaGTCCTTAATTGCTATTAGCTTGACACTTGATAACCTTTTAATACCTGCAATTGCAAAAATAAACACTTTTCACAAGTTTtcttaactattttattttaagagTATTTTATTTACCCCATTTTTACTATTTGCAAAATTATTTCTCAGATCTTCTGGTAaagagatgaaaaataaaaaaaatctcttcACACTTAAGCACCATGTTGCTAACCCAACAATTGTGAATAAATGAAGtagaatttaatatataataaatttagtatAGTTTAAGCATTGTTGTTTATCTCACAAATTGTGtgatgtatgtatgtatgtatgatgAAATCATATATCTGTTGAATGAAACTTACCAGATTTTCCCAAATGTAAAATCCCTGCCATAATAAGCATAATTTTAGCATTGAAAGCACTACTTTCTGCTGGTGATGCTACATTGTCATATcttaaagaaatttttgttaaagttGAGGCCAATGAAGCGGATATGAAGAAATCACCATCCATGAGATATTGCCTTAAAGTGGGTCTCTTTTCTTTGGTAGATTTACTAAAAGATTTATTagaatcatataaaataaaatattggtaaCATTAGTTACAgtcatcaaatttttgttttagtaaaCAAATACCTTATGGTGTTAAAAGCTGATTGAGTAGCATATGTTCCATCTGAAGTTACTAGAGTGGTAGCTCCTTTCTGAACAACAGGAGTAgtttcctcttcttcttcttctccagatatcaatttttgttcagcTTCTACTAGAGACCCTTCGCCAAGTAATCTTTCTATTTCCTCGACAATACTTTGAAGATCATGAATATGATGTGCGTATTCACCCAAAATCCATAAGGCTGCTCGGTGGACTTTaactaattttatatctttaaaactttttatcagtGTCTGCAAATTAAAATTCCAGTCATTGTATTGGGAtagaagtatataaaaaaaacttttataactagtttttgtatttcagaaaaaaatagattctaataaaattattaatcatttttgtttttagttcTATTTATAGAGGGGAGAGATAATAACCCCCATGATGTTGACACGACACtttgtatttacaaaataaatttttgaatgttgaTCTAGGTTTGTTCTACTTTGTTCTAGAACAACATAAAGCTGCGAGTTCTTTTATATTGTTCCGAATctgatcaaaaaattgttttttacaaatttcgtGACAAATCATTTTTGAGCTAGCACTGAAAATTCGAGCTATTGCGATCatgttcattattttgaattgtttaaaatttcctCTGAATTGAttcagaatttgaaaaaaattattcttcaaaatttttatgagtACTGATCTCAATTTCGTGAAATCACTATTATATGAGTTGTCCTATGTTTTTTCTGCTAAATTAAGATGGCAGTGggatattaattgaataatataacAATTGCTATTaaagtttccaaaaaataattattatatatgcCTTAATAATTTGAAGGTGTATATaggtaattaaatttataaatgtaaTTATGCAACAATTATTTTGTCACTTACTTCAAGGATCAAAGGTTGCAGATCATTATATTTCTGTATAGCTTCCCTCAAGAACAACAAAACATCAGTGGCT
This DNA window, taken from Diorhabda sublineata isolate icDioSubl1.1 chromosome 4, icDioSubl1.1, whole genome shotgun sequence, encodes the following:
- the LOC130442450 gene encoding coatomer subunit beta is translated as MTSVEQPCYTIINLPTDYEPYNEMQLKTDLEKGEVKVKIRALEKIIHMILAGDRLPNGFLMTIIRNVLPLQDHLAKKLLLIFWEIVPKTSPDGKLLQEMILVCDAYRKDLQHPNEFLRGSTLRFLCKLKEPELLEPLMPSIRSCLEHRHSYVRRNAVLAIFTIYRNFEFLIPDAPELISNYLDGENDMSCKRNAFLMLLHADQKRALSYLASCLDQVTSFGDILQLVIVELIYKVCHSNPSERSRFIRCIYNLLNSSSPAVRYEAAGTLVTLSNAPTAVKAAASCYIELIIKESDNNVKLIVLDRLIALKEHPNHERILQDLVMDILRVLAAPDLEVRKKTLNLALELVSSRNIEEMVLVLTKEVSKTVDNEHEDTGKYRQLLVRTLHTCCIKFPIVARSVIPVLMEFLSDNNELVATDVLLFLREAIQKYNDLQPLILETLIKSFKDIKLVKVHRAALWILGEYAHHIHDLQSIVEEIERLLGEGSLVEAEQKLISGEEEEEETTPVVQKGATTLVTSDGTYATQSAFNTISKSTKEKRPTLRQYLMDGDFFISASLASTLTKISLRYDNVASPAESSAFNAKIMLIMAGILHLGKSGLPTKAITNDDKDHILFCLRVLSERTPIVVDIFENLCRSALQNMLAAKETEEATNQKSKEKKKHTVQTDDAISFVQLETDKTGELGENVFEMSLSQALVGGRPAGGESVLNSCKLDKITQLTGFSDPVYAEAYVHVNQYDIILDVLIVNQTNDTLQNCTLELATLGDLKLVEKPQPVVLAPKDFCNIKANVKVASTENGIIFGNIVYDVTGAASDRNVVVLNDIHIDIMDYIVPASCTDTDFMRMWAEFEWENKVTVNTPLTDLSEYLDHLLKSTNMKCLTPEKALSGQCGFMAANMYARSIFGEDALANLSIEKSFSKPDAPVSGHIRIRAKSQGMALSLGDKINMTQKGTQTKVVAA